The DNA region CCCCCAGGCCGAGCAGCACCGCGCACAGCAGCGCGAGCAGACGCCGCAGCAGGCCGGGGCTCACAGCTGCGCCCCGGCGGTCTTCAGGGCGGCCCGGAATTCGGCCTCGTCGGTCACCGGGCCGAGCTTGCTGTACACCACGTTCCCTCCCGTGTCGATCACGTACGTCACCGGAACCTGCCCGATGCCGTACTTCATGGCGGCCTTCGACCCGGGGTCCAGCAGCGTGGGGTACGTCAGGCCGTACTCGGCGTTGAATTTCTGCGCGCCGGCCGGCTGGTCGTTGTACAGAATTCCCAGGTACGCCACGTTCCCCGGCGCGTCCGAGAGCTGCTTGAACAGCGGCGCTTCCTGCCGGCACGGCCCGCACCACGACGCCCAGAAGTTCACCACGACCGGCCGGCCCCGCAGCGCGGCGAGGTCGTGCCCGCGGGTGCCGAGGTCCTTCAGGGCGAAGGTGGGCGCGGCCCGGCCGATCAGGACGTTCGGCGGGTCCTTGCGCGGCGTGGTCAGGCCCACGGCCAGCAGGCCGAGCAGGCCCAGCAGCGCGGCGGGCACCAGCAGGCGGCCGGCGCCCGTCACGCGGTCGCCTCCCGGCGGCCCTTGCCGGGCTTGCCGGACCGCCCGGACCCGGCGGGCGCGGTGACGCGGGCCGTCTCGCGGACCGGCGCGGTCAGGCTGACGCCGGTGCCGAGCAGCAGCATGGCGGTGCCCCACCAGATCCACGACACCAGCGGCGAGTCGATCACGGCCACTGTCGCCCACTTCTCCTCCGGCACAGCCTTGAGCAGCGTGACGTAGGTGTCGCCCATCAGGTGGTACTTCACGGCCGGCATGGCGACCGCCTGCTGCGGCTGGTTCACGTAGGTGTTCATCTTCGGCGTGAGGGTCTCGTCCCCGACCTCCACGGTCGCGACGCTGGACATGCGCTCCGGGCGGCGCTCGGTGTCCAGTTTCGTCAGGGTGACTGCTCGCCCGAAGATGGTCTGCGGTTCGTTCAGGCGCAGCGTGACCTCCTGCTTGGCCTTGTACGTGCCGGAAAACCCGATGCCGACCGCCATCAGGATCACGCCCAGGTGCGCCAGGTACGCGCCGTACCGGCGGGGGTGCTCGCGGACCAGGGCCGGCAGGTGCTTC from Deinococcus ficus includes:
- a CDS encoding TlpA family protein disulfide reductase produces the protein MTGAGRLLVPAALLGLLGLLAVGLTTPRKDPPNVLIGRAAPTFALKDLGTRGHDLAALRGRPVVVNFWASWCGPCRQEAPLFKQLSDAPGNVAYLGILYNDQPAGAQKFNAEYGLTYPTLLDPGSKAAMKYGIGQVPVTYVIDTGGNVVYSKLGPVTDEAEFRAALKTAGAQL